In the Caballeronia sp. LZ062 genome, one interval contains:
- a CDS encoding substrate-binding domain-containing protein, producing the protein MVDVTCRAELILRDPDGRETSLSAVVPLLQLVAQTGSIANAASAKGLSYRHAWGLLREIEARLGGALITKSRGRGSVLSELGESVLRAQRLCGDRLEAPLQAVAADVADELNRRLAGEISDLRIHASHGYAVATLVRALGERRVPVDIKYRESAEAVRALARSECELAGFHLPIGEFRSTCAEIYRPYLDPKKHQLIRLTRRTQGLFLPKGNPKHITGLRDLARSDVRFVNRQPGSGTRMLLDLSLRGVGVDPDEINGYASTELTHSAIAAFVASGMADLGFGVKPAAQHFGLDFIPIIDEDYFFACERARLDEQRLVSVLGVLRSAAFNESVAHLGGYDPQRCGALVEVDEGLRG; encoded by the coding sequence ATGGTGGACGTCACCTGCCGCGCTGAACTGATCCTGAGAGACCCCGATGGCCGGGAAACCAGTCTCAGCGCGGTTGTCCCGCTTCTTCAGCTCGTGGCGCAGACGGGGAGCATCGCGAACGCGGCGAGCGCTAAGGGTTTGTCCTATCGCCACGCGTGGGGCTTGCTGCGCGAAATCGAGGCGCGGCTGGGCGGCGCGCTCATCACGAAATCGCGCGGGCGCGGCTCGGTGTTGTCGGAACTCGGCGAGTCCGTTCTGCGTGCGCAGCGTCTCTGCGGCGACCGCCTCGAAGCGCCGTTGCAGGCAGTCGCCGCCGATGTCGCCGACGAACTGAATCGCCGGCTCGCGGGCGAGATATCTGACTTGCGCATCCACGCGTCGCACGGCTATGCGGTGGCGACGCTCGTGCGCGCGCTCGGCGAACGGCGCGTGCCGGTGGACATCAAGTATCGGGAGAGCGCGGAAGCGGTGAGGGCGCTTGCGCGCAGCGAATGCGAACTCGCCGGTTTTCATTTGCCGATAGGTGAATTCCGCTCGACGTGCGCGGAAATCTACCGGCCGTATCTCGATCCGAAGAAGCATCAGCTCATTCGTCTCACGCGGCGCACGCAGGGCCTTTTCCTGCCGAAGGGCAATCCGAAGCACATCACCGGCTTGCGCGATCTCGCGCGCAGCGACGTGCGGTTCGTCAACCGGCAGCCCGGCTCGGGCACGCGCATGCTGCTCGACTTGTCGTTGCGCGGCGTGGGCGTCGATCCCGACGAGATCAACGGCTACGCGTCCACGGAACTCACGCATTCGGCGATCGCCGCGTTCGTCGCGAGCGGCATGGCGGATCTGGGCTTCGGCGTGAAGCCCGCCGCGCAGCACTTCGGACTCGATTTCATCCCGATCATCGACGAGGATTATTTCTTCGCCTGCGAGCGTGCGCGGCTCGACGAACAGCGGCTCGTGAGCGTGCTCGGCGTGCTGCGCAGCGCGGCGTTCAACGAAAGCGTGGCGCATCTCGGCGGCTACGATCCGCAACGCTGCGGGGCGCTCGTGGAGGTCGACGAAGGGCTTCGCGGTTGA
- a CDS encoding NAD(P)H-dependent oxidoreductase subunit E — MTHPQMSAADADELVRRHAVQGATLMTILHAIQDETGFVPAEVVAPLARALSLSRAEVHGTITYYHHFRSAPPARVTVQLCRAEACRSMGTEALKDHIEGHTGCRFDSGHAEDTELESVYCLGQCALSPAMTINGELHAKVTLQKFDRLYDAARQSSEVTA; from the coding sequence ATGACACATCCGCAGATGTCCGCCGCCGACGCAGACGAACTCGTGCGCCGCCACGCCGTGCAAGGCGCGACGTTGATGACGATCCTGCACGCCATTCAGGACGAAACCGGCTTCGTGCCGGCCGAAGTCGTCGCGCCGCTCGCCCGCGCGCTGTCGCTTTCGCGCGCCGAGGTTCACGGCACGATCACCTACTATCACCACTTCCGCTCGGCGCCGCCTGCGCGCGTGACCGTGCAGCTGTGCCGCGCGGAAGCGTGCCGCAGCATGGGCACCGAGGCGCTAAAGGATCACATCGAAGGCCACACGGGCTGTCGCTTCGATAGCGGCCACGCAGAGGACACCGAACTGGAGTCCGTGTATTGCCTCGGCCAGTGCGCGCTCTCGCCCGCCATGACCATCAACGGCGAACTGCACGCCAAAGTGACACTGCAGAAATTCGATCGCCTGTACGACGCGGCCAGGCAAAGCAGCGAGGTGACGGCATGA